A stretch of Oxyura jamaicensis isolate SHBP4307 breed ruddy duck chromosome 27, BPBGC_Ojam_1.0, whole genome shotgun sequence DNA encodes these proteins:
- the LOC118178785 gene encoding collagen alpha-1(III) chain-like has translation MGSGDPRNLLHTLCILWVLAGRLPPGTAQWFYPLGSEDTTPVPGTSPTAPTLPTLDGEEDGDVGEVEPTRKVLLSKPPLPAGSRRREPPSRGAAKGPGHAPSRARAQHNRPTAAPQIFEGSAEEEEFLQIKSTAKGLPPQVPPAPKMDTALQIHNGSSCVCPVRPGPPGPKGEKGDRGSPGDRGQPGLSGERGKTGSPGQPGHQGPRGPPGPPGPPGPPGPPGAWGARSPPASAALPKGSENELGASSPAGNPGPPGPPGLPGPPGPPGYPGHEGSPGVPGREGQPGPPGPPGAVGPPGFPGAEGAPGSPGSAGPDGPPGAPGLPGPQGPPGVPGHEGPPGSPGPAALPGKPGLRGEPGFPGLKGEKGEHGLPGMPGSPGRTGETGSPGMPGPMGPPGPPGDYRCESRHAGHHGSAGPPGPKGEKGDPGERGCCYGEHGCKPGHLPFPGTGSQSSSWVPISGYQTHSKEETEVYGAIIPHGPRGPPGNPGPPGPPGPPGAPGLLYLNRVYPVRAPPPCKEPAAADAGWAADADASRTEPPEPRADLRRQTWVFRSKELMLKSGSAVPEGSLVYVREGSSAFLRTPRGWSRLLLEDSESLFAGDDPSASTPQYQEAKRAQTRGPNTEPPAGAQTDSLVPKEEGPGLPRILPTTVAPRMPSLRLVALNVPLSGDMSGIRGADLQCYRQSQEARLYGTFRAFLSAPTQDLASIVKRTDRALPVVNLKGQLLARSWSSLFEGPAGAAPRGPIYSFNGRNVLSDALWPRRLAWHGSTARGSQARKRDCQGWRSSGPGEGLAAPLGEGKLLAGQRHNCSEELVVLCVEVAFPYRHMW, from the exons ATGGGGTCCGGGGACCCCCGGAACCTCCTCCACACCCTCTGCATCCTCTGGGTGCTGGCCGGGCGCCTGCCCCCCGGCACTGCCCAGTGGTTTTACCCCCTGGGCTCCGAGGACACCACCCCGGTGCCAGGCaccagccccacggcccccaCGCTGCCCACCCTGGACGGGGAGGAAG ATGGAGACGTTGGCGAGGTGGAGCCCACCAGGAAGGTGCTGCTGAGCAAACCCCCGCTGCCGGCGGGCTCCAGGAGACGGGAGCCCCCCTCCAGGGGCGCAGCCAAGGGCCCGGGCCATGCCCCATCGCGTGCACGAGCCCAG CACAACCGCCCCACGGCCGCCCCGCAGATCTTCGAGGGGAGCGCGGAGGAAGAGGAGTTCCTGCAGAtcaag agcacagcGAAGGGACTGCCCCCGCAGGTGCCCCCGGCCCCCAAAATGGACACAGCTCTCCAG ATTCACAACGGCTCCAGCTGCGTCTGCCCCGTGCGCCCCGGCCCTCCCGGCCCGAAG GGAGAGAAAGGTGACCGGGGGTCCCCAGGAGACAGAGGCCAGCCGGGGCTTtctggggagagagggaagacgggcagcccagggcagccagGTCACCAGGGGCCCCGGGGCCCCCCTGGTCCTCCGGGACCACCGGGGCCACCGGGACCACCAGGTGCTTGGGGAGCCAGGAGCCCTCCTGCCTCCGCTGCCCTCCCCAAGGGATCAGAGAACGAG CTGGGAGCATCCAGCCCCGCGGGGAACCCAGGACCCCCAGgacccccggggctgcccggcccACCGGGCCCCCCCGGCTACCCAGGACACGAAGGCTCCCCAGGGGTCCCAGGGCGGGAGGGGCAGCCGGGTCCCCCCGGTCCTCCGGGGGCTGTGGGACCACCAGGATTTCCAGGGGCCGAAGGAGCTCCGGGGTCCCCAGGCTCAGCTGGGCCCGATGGACCCCCGGGGGCACCGGGACTCCCAGGCCCACAAGGCCCCCCCGGGGTCCCCGGTCACGAGGGACCCCCCGGCTCCCCAGGACCCGCGGCGCTCCCTGGCAAACCAGGGCTCCGAGGGGAGCCAGGATTCCCCGGATTAAAG GGCGAGAAGGGCGAGCATGGGCTGCCGGGCATGCCGGGGAGCCCCGGTCGGACCGGGGAGACGGGCTCCCCGGGCATGCCCGGTCCCATGGGGCCACCAGGACCACCGGGGGACTACAGG TGCGAGTCGCGGCACGCAGGGCACCACGGATCCGCCGGGCCGCCGGGCCCCAAG GGTGAAAAGGGAGACCCAGGAGAGCGG gggtgctgctACGGCGAACACGGGTGCAAACCGGGCCACCTCCCCTTCCCCGGCACCGGCAGCCAGTCCAGCTCCTGGGTGCCCATCAGTGGGTACCAAACG CACAGCAAAGAGGAGACGGAGGTTTATGGAGCAATCATCCCCCAC GGTCCTCGAGGTCCCCCTGGGAACCCCGGCCCCCCTGGCCCACCCGGCCCCCCAGGAGCCCCGGGTCTCCTCTACCTCAAC AGGGTGTACCCCGTCCGCGCCCCACCACCCTGCAAGGAGCCG GCAGCGGCCGAcgcaggctgggcagcag ATGCTGACGCCTCTCGGACGGAGCCGCCGGAGCCCCGTGCTGACCTGCGG CGCCAGACGTGGGTCTTCAGGTCCAAGGAGCTGATGCTGAAGTCGGGCAGCGCCGTCCCCGAAGGGAGCCTGGTCTACGTGCGAGAAGGGAGCAGCGCCTTCCTGCGCACccccaggggctggagcaggctccTG ctggaggactCGGAGTCGCTCTTTGCCGGTGACGACCCCTCTGCCTCCACGCCGCAGTACCAG GAGGCGAAGCGGGCACAGACACGGGGTCCCAACACGGAGCCCCCCGCGGGAGCCCAGACAGACTCGCTG GTCCCAAAGGAGGAGGGACCGGGGCTGCCCAGGATCCTGCCCACAACCGTCGCCCCCAGGATGCCTTCT ctCCGCCTGGTGGCCCTGAACGTGCCCCTGTCCGGGGACATGAGCGGCATCCGTGGCGCCGACCTGCAGTGCTACCGGCAGTCGCAGGAGGCTCGGCTCTACGGCACTTTCCGGGCTTTCCTCTCAGCCCCCACGCAGGACCTGGCCTCCATCGTCAAGAGGACGGACAGGGCCCTCCCCGTGGTCAACCTGAAG GgccagctgctggccaggtcCTGGAGCTCCCTCTTTGAGGGCCCGGCCGGAGCGGCCCCCCGGGGCCCCATCTACAGCTTCAACGGCCGCAACGTCCTGAGCGATGCCCTCTG gcCCCGCAGGCTGGCATGGCACGGATCCACGGCCCGGGGCAGCCAAGCCCGCAAGCGGGACTGCCAGGGATGGCGAAGCTCCGGCCCCGGGGAGGGCTTGGCGGCCCCGCTGGGCGAGGGCAAGTTGCTGGCGGGGCAGCGGCACAACTGCTCCGAGGAGCTGGTGGTGCTGTGCGTGGAGGTGGCCTTCCCCTACCGCCACATGTGGTGA
- the TOP2A gene encoding DNA topoisomerase 2-alpha has translation MELVESPAPLRPTDENPRLPKGDGAKKRLSVERIYQKKTQLEHILLRPDTYIGSVETVTQQMWVFDEDVGLNCRDVTFVPGLYKIFDEILVNAADNKQRDKSMSCIKVTIDPENNTISVWNNGKGIPVVEHKVEKVYVPALIFGQLLTSSNYDDDEKKVTGGRNGYGAKLCNIFSTKFTVETACREYKKLFKQTWTDNMGKAGEMKLKYFDGEDYTCVTFQPDLSKFKMTILDKDIVALMSRRAYDIAGSTKDVKVFLNGKRLPVKGFRSYVDLYLKDKVDETGNALKVIHEEVNSRWEVCLTLSEKGFQQVSFVNSIATTKGGRHVDYVADQIVNKLIEVVKKKNKNGVGVKPFQVKNHMWIFVNALIENPTFDSQTKENMTLQAKSFGSTCKLSEKFIKGAVGCGIVESILNWVKFKAQTQLNKKCSAVKHTKIKGVPKLDDANDAGSKNSIDCTLILTEGDSAKTLAVSGLGVVGRDKYGVFPLRGKILNVREASHKQIMENAEINNIIKIVGLQYKKNYEDQESLRTLRYGKIMIMTDQDQDGSHIKGLLINFIHHNWPSLLRHNFLEEFITPIIKVSKNKEEIAFYSIPEFEEWKNSTQNYNSWKIKYYKGLGTSTSKEAKEYFADMAKHRIGFKYSGPEDDAAITLAFSKKKVEERKEWLTNFMEDRRQRKLHGLPEEYLYGKDTNYLTYNDFINKELVLFSNSDNERSIPSLVDGLKPGQRKVLFTCFKRNDKREVKVAQLAGSVAEMSSYHHGEASLMMTIINLAQNFVGSNNLNLLQPIGQFGTRLHGGKDSASPRYIFTMLSPLARMLFPPMDDNVLKFLYDDNQRVEPEWYIPIIPMVLINGAEGIGTGWSCKIPNFDIRETVNNIRRLMDGEEPLPMLPSYKNFKGTIEELGPNQYVISGEVSILDSTTIEITELPVRTWTQTYKEQVLEPMLNGTEKTPPLITDYKEYHTDTTVKFVVKMSEEKLAEAEAVGLHKVFKLQTTLTCNSMVLFDHVGFLKKYESPQDILKEFFELRLRYYGLRKEWLIGMLSAESAKLSNQARFILEKIDGKIVIENKPKKELIQVLIQRGYESDPVKAWKELQNKEEEEGEEDESDKESAAATGPDFNYLLNMPLWYLTKEKKDELCKQRDNKEKELENLKCKSPCDLWKEDLAAFVEELDAVEAKQMQDEMAGLAGKPLKVKGGKTKVKKAQLPEVMPSPHGIRVVPRVTAEMKAEAEKRAKKKIKTEKTELDENQEGNSSGDKESSSLKQRIVQKRNIEQGTKRQATLPFKPVKKMKKRNPWSDSGSDSEFDDFEVAPQRERVVRQAAAKIKPMISSDSDASLTSSDEESEFQRHSEGNTESDTNSKEKPAPKPRAAPKETSEKTAKAPKQKSVKGAIPVQVQGVPDENVSQAPAAPSVSVPHSKAGPKKPAAAKKAGAAKDNQPSIMDILAKKKPVPKSSKTAVKEEPLDSDARAADAKKPGPTKRRKVIKRQPSSSDSDSDFGSKPSKSIAAKKPKQGDDDSYTAELTARADSPTEAAPRARPGRLKKPVQYLESSDEDMF, from the exons ATGGAGCTCGTGGAGTCCCCGGCGCCGCTCCGG CCCACCGACGAGAACCCCCGGCTGCCCAAGGGCGATGGCGCCAAGAAGCGGCTCTCGGTGGAGCGCATCTACCAGAAGAAGACGCAGCTGGAGCACATCCTGCTCCGGCCCGACACCTACATCGGCTCCGTGGAGACGGTGACCCAG CAAATGTGGGTTTTTGACGAGGACGTGGGCCTGAACTGCAGAGATGTGACCTTTGTGCCTGGCTTGTACAAAATCTTTGATGAGATTCTGG TCAACGCTGCAGACAACAAGCAGAGGGATAAAAGCATGTCGTGCATTAAAGTTACGATTGATCC AGAGAATAACACAATCAGCGTATGGAACAATGGCAAAGGCATTCCAGTTGTTGAACACAAAGTGGAAAAGGTCTATGTGCCTGCTCTCATCTTTGGACAGCTACTAACATCCAGTAACTACGACGATGATGAAAAGAAAGTCACAG GTGGGCGAAATGGTTACGGAGCCAAACTGTGCAACATATTTAGCACAAAATTTACTGTGGAAACTGCATGTCGCGAATACAAAAAGTTATTCAAGCAG ACCTGGACAGACAACATGGGAAAGGCCGgtgaaatgaaactgaagtattttgatGGAGAAGATTACACGTGTGTCACTTTCCAACCTGATCTGTCAAAATTCAAAATGACGATTCTTGATAAAGACATTGTAGCACTAATGTCCCGCAGAGCGTATGATATTGCTGGATCCACAAAGGACGTCAAAGTTTTCCTAAATGGAAAGAGGCTGCCT GTCAAAGGATTCCGCAGTTATGTGGACCTCTATCTGAAGGACAAAGTAGATGAAACGGGTAATGCACTTAAGGTTATCCATGAGGAAGTAAATTCTCGGTGGGAAGTGTGTTTGACTTTAAGTGAAAAAGGCTTCCAGCAAGTCAGCTTTGTCAACAGTATTGCCACCACAAAG GGTGGCAGGCATGTTGATTATGTAGCTGACCAGATTGTGAATAAACTCATTGAAGTtgtgaaaaagaagaacaaaaacgGCGTTGGAGTGAAGCCATTTCAG GTGAAGAACCACATGTGGATATTTGTGAATGCCTTGATTGAAAACCCAACCTTTGACTCTCAGACTAAGGAGAACATGACTCTGCAGGCAAAGAGCTTTGGCTCAACGTGTAAACTGAGTGAGAAATTTATCAAGGGT GCAGTTGGCTGTGGCATTGTTGAAAGTATCCTAAACTGGGTAAAATTTAAAGCTCAGACCCAGCTGAATAAGAAATGTTCAGCTGTGAAACACACCAAGATTAAGGGCGTTCCTAAGCTGGATGATGCCAATGATGCTG gcagcaAGAATTCTATAGATTGTACACTCATTCTGACTGAAGGGGACTCAGCCAAAACACTGGCTGTCTCTGGTCTAGGAGTGGTTGGTAGAGACAAATACGGAGTATTTCCCCTTCGTGGGAAAATACTCAACGTCAGAGAAGCTTCTCATAAGCAG ATtatggaaaatgctgaaatcaaCAACATCATCAAGATTGTGGGTTTACAGTATAAAAAGAACTATGAAGATCAAGAATCTTTAAGGACTCTTCGCTATGGAAAGATTATGATTATGACAGATCAG gatcAAGATGGATCTCATATCAAAGGTTTGCTGATTAACTTCATCCATCACAACTGGCCTTCTCTTCTAAGACACAACTTTTTGGAGGAATTTATTACTCCCATCATAAAG GTctctaaaaacaaagaagaaattgcaTTCTACAGCATTCCGGAGTTTGAGGAATGGAAAAACAGTACACAGAACTACAATTCCTGGAAAATCAAGTACTACAAAG GTTTGGGTACCAGCACATCAAAGGAAGCTAAGGAATACTTTGCCGATATGGCTAAACATCGAATTGGCTTCAAATATTCCGGCCCTGAAGATGATGCTGCCATCACCCTG GCCTTTAGTAAGAAGAAAGTAGAAGAGCGAAAGGAGTGGCTGACTAATTTCATGGAGGATAGAAGACAACGGAAGCTCCATGGCCTGCCAGAG GAATACCTGTATGGGAAAGATACTAATTACTTGACATACAACGACTTCATCAACAAGGAGTTAGTCTTGTTCTCAAACTCGGATAATGAAAGATCAATCCCATCACTGGTTGATG GTTTGAAGCCAGGTCAAAGAAAAGTGCTGTTCACGTGTTTCAAACGAAACGATAAGCGGGAGGTGAAGGTTGCTCAGCTGGCTGGTTCTGTAGCTGAGATGTCCTCATACCATCATGGTGAA GCATCACTGATGATGACTATTATTAACTTAGCTCAGAACTTTGTGGGCAGCAACAACCTCAACTTGCTGCAGCCCATTGGTCAGTTTGGCACAAGGCTGCATGGTGGGAAAGACTCTGCAAGCCCTCGATACATCTTCACAATGCTCAG CCCGCTAGCACGGATGCTGTTCCCACCAATGGATGACAATGTTCTGAAGTTCTTATACGATGACAATCAACGTGTGGAGCCAGAGTGGTACATCCCTATTATTCCCATGGTGCTGATAAATGGGGCAGAAGGGATTGGTACGGGCTGGTCCTGCAAGATCCCCAACTTTGATATCAGGGAAACTGTGAATAATATCCGTCGTCTGATGGATGGAGAAGAGCCATTGCCAATG CTTCCTAGTTACAAGAACTTCAAAGGCACAATAGAGGAGCTGGGACCTAATCAGTATGTGATAAGTGGTGAGGTGTCTATCCTTGATTCTACAACCATTGAGATCACTGAGCTGCCTGTCAGAACATGGACGCAG ACTTACAAAGAGCAAGTTCTGGAGCCAATGCTGAATGGGACTGAGAAGACACCCCCTCTAATCACGGACTACAAAGAATATCACACAGACACAACGGTGAAGTTTGTAGTGAAGATGAGTGAAGAAAAACTAGCTGAAGCCGAAGCAGTGGGTTTGCATAAGGTCTTCAAACTCCAAACAACTTTAACGTGCAACTCCATG GTTCTTTTTGACCATGTTGGCTTTCTCAAGAAGTACGAGTCTCCCCAGGATATTCTTAAAGAGTTCTTTGAACTGAGGCTCCGATACTATGGTTTGAGAAAAGAATGGCTTATTGGAATGCTGAGTGCCGAGTCTGCAAAACTGAGCAACCAGGCTCGTTTCATCCTGGAGAAAATAGATGGAAAAATTGTGATTG aaaacaaacccaagaaAGAGCTGATTCAAGTTCTTATCCAAAGAGGCTATGAATCTGATCCGGTGAAGGCTTGGAAGGAATTGCAAAACAAG gaagaagaagaaggagaagaggatGAGAGCGATAAAGAATCAGCTGCAGCTACTGGACCAGATTTCAACTATCTGCTGAACATGCCCCTCTGGTATTTGactaaagagaagaaagatgagCTCTGTAAGCAGAGAGATAACAAA GAAAAGGAGCTGGAAAACCTGAAGTGCAAGAGTCCCTGTGACTTGTGGAAAGAAGACCTCGCTGCCTTCGTTGAAGAACTTGAT GCAGTAGAAGCTAAGCAAATGCAGGATGAGATGGCAGGGCTAGCTGGCAAACCTTTAAAGGTAAAAGGAGGGAAAACGAAAGTGAAGAAGGCACAGCTGCCAGAAGTAATGCCATCACCTCATGGCATAAGGGTTGTTCCTCGGGtaactgcagaaatgaaggCGGAGGCAGAGAAGagagctaaaaagaaaataaag ACTGAAAAAACTGAATTAGATGAGAATCAAGAAGGAAACTCATCAGGGGATAAGGAGTCTTCGAGCCTTAAGCAAAGAATAGTGCAGAAGCGTAATATTGAACAAG GTACCAAGAGACAGGCCACTCTGCCATTTAAGccagtaaagaaaatgaagaaacgAAACCCCTGGTCTGACTCAGGGTCTGATTCAGAGTTTGATGATTTTGAAGTGGCTCCTCAAAGAGAGAGAGTGGTTCGCCAGGCAGCAG CCAAAATCAAGCCCATGATCTCTTCGGACTCAGATGCAAGCCTCACCAGCTCAGATGAGGAGTCTGAATTTCAGAGGCACAGTGAAGGCAACACTGAATCAGATACGAACTCAAAAGAGAAACCTGCTCCCAAGCCCCGAGCTGCCCCAAA GGAAACCAGTGAAAAAACAGCTAAAGCTCCCAAGCAAAAGTCAGTAAAAGGTGCTATCCCTG tCCAAGTCCAAGGTGTTCCTGATGAGAATGTGAGTcaagctcctgcagctccttctgtCTCCGTACCTCACAGTAAGGCTGGACCtaaaaaacctgctgcagccAAGAAGGCCGGTGCTGCTAAGG ATAACCAGCCGTCCATCATGGATATTCTAGCCAAGAAAAAGCCCGTGCCAAAATCCAGCAAGACAGCAGTGAAGGAGGAACCTCTGGATTCTGATGCTAGAGCAGCGGACGCCAAGAAGCCTGGTCCGACCAAAAGGCGGAAAGTTATCAAAAGGCAGCCGAGTTCCTCAGATTCGGATTCAGATTTTGGCTCGAAGCCTTCCAAATCAATTGCAGCAAAG AAACCCAAGCAGGGAGACGATGATAGCTATACTGCTGAACTAACTGCTCGTGCTGACAGTCCCACAGAAGCCGCACCCCGTGCCAGGCCAGGACGTCTCAAGAAGCCTGTCCAATACTTGGAGTCATCTGATGAAgatatgttttga
- the GJD3 gene encoding gap junction delta-3 protein: MGEWGFLSSLLDAVQEHSPMVGRFWLVVMLLFRILVLATVGSDVFEDEQEEFVCNTQQPGCKPVCYDAAFPISHYRFLVFHVVVLSAPAALFVIFAVHQAAKPGRGGPPGQRARRLQAFYVGSVVARIAAELAFLLGQALLYGFRVQPLFVCRSRPCPHHVDCFVSRPTEKTVFIHFYFVVGLVSALLSLAELAHLLRKSRAPRAACGPRPGERAPAPGQPAGAAEEPCPPPRGALAV, translated from the coding sequence ATGGGCGAGTGGGGCTTCCTGAGCTCGCTGCTGGACGCGGTGCAGGAGCACTCGCCCATGGTGGGCCGCTTCTGGCTGGTGGTGATGCTCCTCTTCCGCATCCTGGTCCTGGCCACCGTGGGCAGCGACGTCTTCGAGGACGAGCAGGAGGAGTTCGTCTGCAACACGCAGCAGCCGGGCTGCAAGCCGGTGTGCTACGACGCCGCCTTCCCCATCTCCCACTACCGCTTCCTCGTCTTCCACGTCGTCGTGCTCTCGGCGCCCGCCGCCCTCTTCGTCATCTTCGCCGTGCACCAAGCGGCCAAGCCGGGGCGCGGGGGGCCCCCGGGGCAACGAGCCCGCCGCCTGCAGGCTTTCTACGTGGGCAGCGTGGTGGCACGCATCGCGGCCGAGCTGGCCTTCCTGCTGGGCCAGGCGCTGCTCTACGGCTTCAGGGTGCAGCCCCTCTTCGTCTGCCGCAGCCGGCCCTGCCCGCACCACGTCGACTGCTTCGTCTCCCGCCCCACCGAGAAAACCGTCTTCATCCACTTCTACTTCGTGGTGGGGCTGGTGTCGGCGCTGCTCAGCCTGGCCGAGCTCGCCCACCTCCTGCGCAAGAGCCGCGCGCCCCGAGCCGCCTGCGGCCCACGGCCAGGGGAGCGGGCACCGGCCCCCGGGCAGCCGGCGGGGGCCGCGGAGGAGCCGTGCCCCCCGCCACGAGGAGCCCTGGCCGTGTAG